A portion of the Limnothrix sp. FACHB-406 genome contains these proteins:
- a CDS encoding DUF5131 family protein has translation MDNSQSLSQTEEEKIKEEIITENGNKIYIIHNSSKKSVFNTTNEMVDWAWWTWNPVTGCWHGCPYCYARDIANRFYETKFEPTFYPDRLNAPKNTRPFSSEKIKIEAKKRRVKLEDAQVFAKNVFTCSMADLFGKWVPEEWILKVFDSVRSAPEWNFLFLTKFPQRLQEINDRLGGFPANVWVGTTVDTQARVALAEKSFRNIEATVKWLSIEPMLEPLQFSSLEMFDMIAVGGQSRTSHGPEFQPEWAWVESLLLQARQSGTSVYFKENLRARPKEAPWQGNKLCALSS, from the coding sequence ATGGATAATTCTCAGTCATTAAGTCAGACCGAAGAGGAGAAAATCAAGGAGGAAATTATTACAGAGAATGGAAACAAGATTTACATCATTCATAACTCATCTAAAAAATCAGTTTTTAATACAACAAATGAGATGGTTGACTGGGCCTGGTGGACGTGGAACCCAGTTACCGGATGCTGGCATGGTTGCCCGTATTGCTACGCTCGCGACATTGCCAATCGGTTCTATGAAACAAAGTTTGAACCTACGTTCTACCCTGATCGCCTGAATGCCCCAAAGAACACTCGTCCTTTCTCTTCAGAAAAGATCAAGATTGAAGCCAAGAAAAGACGGGTCAAGCTAGAAGATGCTCAAGTCTTTGCCAAGAACGTTTTTACTTGTTCCATGGCTGATTTATTCGGCAAGTGGGTTCCTGAAGAGTGGATTCTCAAAGTTTTCGATTCAGTTCGTTCTGCACCAGAATGGAATTTCCTATTCCTGACCAAGTTTCCCCAACGATTGCAAGAAATCAATGATCGCTTGGGAGGCTTCCCGGCAAATGTTTGGGTTGGCACAACTGTTGATACCCAAGCCAGGGTGGCCTTGGCTGAAAAGTCCTTTAGGAATATCGAAGCAACGGTGAAATGGCTATCTATTGAGCCAATGCTTGAGCCTCTGCAATTCAGTAGCCTAGAAATGTTCGACATGATTGCTGTTGGCGGTCAAAGCAGAACAAGTCACGGCCCTGAGTTTCAACCCGAGTGGGCATGGGTTGAAAGCTTACTATTACAGGCGCGTCAATCAGGTACGTCCGTCTATTTCAAGGAAAACCTCAGGGCACGTCCTAAAGAAGCTCCTTGGCAAGGAAATAAGTTGTGCGCACTGTCGAGCTAG
- the tcmP gene encoding three-Cys-motif partner protein TcmP: MSNSSSQSSWSRDGQVLPNLEPHTRAKHQILEEYVENLVWTLYGKARRGLDTFTFIDGFCGGGMYRDPETGQLCEGSPIRLIKAVERGCQKSQRQYPIDVKYIFIDSKEKHLECLKNFSIPQSGIDDEFVKNNCQFLQGEFEDLINSILIQVQARKGHSLFFLDPFGWSDVSMASIRKINLLSKSEIIYTYMIDFIARFIEELKSKSSYDSFYKVLEADGYYEEASSSKVGETGHQCYLRNESMRLFRDRGKAKYVFTFSMIPRGLTTRVMYYLIHMSNNLRALEVIKESFWKENTLDYQYYFEMYGFGFRTSDFYQENQFELQFDISKTSEEFCIEKLDDDLERIVWEFADGLSFRELCSLTMEKNPANTNHYIKYLNIKRQENDFEIIRNGKSTRSREIERSDIIRLRKNKQLFLFP; the protein is encoded by the coding sequence ATGAGTAACTCATCAAGTCAGTCCTCGTGGAGTCGTGATGGACAAGTACTGCCCAACCTTGAACCACATACCAGGGCCAAGCATCAGATCTTGGAAGAGTATGTTGAAAACTTGGTTTGGACGCTCTATGGCAAAGCAAGAAGAGGACTAGACACTTTCACGTTTATAGATGGTTTCTGTGGAGGCGGCATGTATCGCGATCCAGAAACAGGTCAACTTTGCGAAGGATCGCCCATACGACTAATTAAAGCAGTTGAAAGAGGCTGTCAAAAGTCTCAACGACAATACCCTATCGATGTAAAGTATATCTTCATTGATTCTAAAGAAAAGCATTTAGAGTGCCTTAAGAACTTCTCAATTCCTCAATCAGGAATTGATGATGAGTTTGTCAAAAATAATTGTCAATTTCTTCAAGGAGAGTTTGAAGATCTCATAAATTCAATCTTGATACAAGTTCAAGCTAGAAAGGGACATTCCTTGTTCTTTTTGGATCCTTTTGGATGGTCTGATGTCTCAATGGCTAGTATTAGAAAGATAAATTTACTATCAAAATCAGAGATCATATACACCTATATGATTGATTTCATTGCACGTTTTATTGAAGAACTCAAATCCAAGTCAAGCTATGATAGCTTCTACAAAGTTTTAGAAGCTGATGGCTACTATGAAGAAGCTAGCTCTTCTAAAGTTGGAGAAACTGGACATCAGTGTTATCTAAGAAATGAATCCATGCGCTTGTTCCGGGATAGAGGAAAGGCCAAGTACGTTTTTACCTTCTCAATGATTCCACGCGGGTTGACAACTCGTGTAATGTACTACCTAATTCATATGTCAAACAACCTGAGAGCACTCGAAGTCATTAAGGAGAGCTTTTGGAAAGAAAACACGCTTGATTATCAATACTACTTTGAAATGTATGGATTTGGATTTCGAACATCTGACTTCTACCAAGAAAATCAATTTGAACTGCAATTTGATATCAGCAAGACTAGTGAGGAGTTCTGCATCGAAAAATTAGATGATGATCTTGAGAGAATTGTATGGGAGTTTGCTGATGGTCTCTCATTCAGAGAGTTATGCTCCTTGACTATGGAGAAAAATCCTGCCAATACAAACCATTACATCAAGTATCTAAATATCAAGCGCCAGGAAAACGACTTTGAAATCATACGAAACGGTAAATCTACAAGATCCAGGGAAATTGAACGGAGCGATATTATTCGACTAAGAAAAAATAAGCAGCTTTTTCTATTCCCATAA